One Solea senegalensis isolate Sse05_10M linkage group LG21, IFAPA_SoseM_1, whole genome shotgun sequence DNA segment encodes these proteins:
- the ythdc1 gene encoding YTH domain-containing protein 1 isoform X2, with product MAAADRREDKDGELNVLEDLLTEAPDQDDELYNPESERDVSDKKGTKRKSERSDSHDLKRLRPSASHAPSRSSSNKRAPGPPLSSSKKAAPSPRGRHSTSSSYRHEYYDERKGRRGTRDAPPRSRMREDARHRDSQRGLEGLPQLRRDERRPSPTPHQEDNQSEGDATEEYGSEQGSGSSSPAGSHVEEEEEEDDDEEEEGMEEEEEEEEEEGEKEEEEEEEEEYERRGEGNDYDTRSEAGDSRSASSVSFSDDGESAHSGSASDASGSEKKHEKLSSSVRAVRKGMENPTTKLRYILREARFFLIKSNNHENVSLAKAKGVWSTLPVNEKKLNAAFRSARSVILVFSVRESGKFQGFARLASESHHGGSPIHWVLPAGMNAKMLGGVFKIDWLCRRELPFTKTSHLANPWNEHKPVKIGRDGQEIQPDVGAQLCTLFPLDESVDVHQVARRVRHKRRTPSEPRPRGRPPQREPGRRRPEEYDLHGRKRPRADGPPDFNQRAGFIQDLRNQPVDRRFSSVRRDVFLNGSYDYMRDYHHSVGPPAPWQTLAAYPGVEQPPPHHPPYYHHNHPPPPPHQPYHHHHPAMPPHEAPPPRFRDKQRVLQHRAFASSPHDYDMRVDDFLRRTQAVVSSRRERERQRERERGGPRRERERERPRERERERERDKERGRYRR from the exons ATGGCGGCGGCTGACCGGCGCGAGGACAAAG ACGGAGAGCTGAACGTTCTGGAAGATCTTCTGACTGAAGCTCCTGATCAAGATGATGAGCTGTACAACCCTGAGAGCGAGCGTGACGTCAGCGACAAAAAAG gaacaaagagaaagagtgagCGCTCTGACAGCCATGACCTGAAGAGACTCCGGCCATCAGCAAGTCATGCCCCCTCTAGGTCATCCTCCAACAAGAGAGCGCCTGGTCCACCTCTCTCCTCATCTAAGAAGGCAGCACCAAGCCCGCGGGGCAGACACTCCACCAGCTCCAGCTACCGTCACGAATATTATGATGAGCGAAAGGGTCGCAGAGGGACGCGAGACGCTCCGCCCAGGAGCCGCATGAGAGAGGATGCACGTCACCGTGACTCTCAGAGAGGCCTGGAGGGTCTGCCTCAG TTAAGGCGCGACGAGCGTCGTCCAAGTCCCACCCCTCACCAGGAGGACAACCAATCAGAGGGGGATGCAACAGAAGAGTATGGCTCAGAGCAGGGATCAGGAAGCTCTTCCCCCGCTGGTTCACatgtagaggaggaggaagaggaggacgacgacgaagaggaagagggcatggaggaagaagaggaggaggaggaggaagaaggcgagaaggaggaagaggaagaagaggaggaggagtacgAGCGTCGTGGCGAAGGAAATGACTACGACACTCGCAGCGAGGCCGGAGATTCACGCTCCGCCTCCTCGGTCAGTTTCTCAGACGATGGCGAGTCGGCTCACTCGGGCTCCGCTTCAGATGCTTCAG gttcagAGAAGAAGCATGAGAAGTTATCTTCATCAGTGCGAGCCGTTCGCAAAGGGATGGAGA ATCCGACCACTAAGCTGCGCTACATCCTGCGAGAAGCTCGATTCTTCCTCATAAAGAGCAACAACCATGAGAATGTGTCCTTGGCAAAAGCCAAG ggcGTGTGGTCAACACTTCCAGTGAATGAGAAGAAGCTGAACGCAGCTTTCCGCTCAGCTCGTAGTGTCATCCTGGTCTTTTCAGTGAGGGAGAGCGGCAAATTTCAAG GGTTTGCTCGCCTGGCATCAGAGTCTCATCATGGCGGATCTCCAATTCACTGGGTTCTTCCTGCCGGCATGAACGCCAAGATGCTGGGCGGAGTCTTTAAGATCGATTGGCTCTGCAG gAGGGAACTTCCCTTCACAAAGACGTCCCACCTGGCGAATCCCTGGAACGAACACAAGCCGGTGAAGATCGGCCGTGACGGACAG gaGATCCAACCAGATGTCGGCGCACAGCTCTGCACCCTGTTCCCCTTGGATGAAAGCGTGGACGTCCACCAGGTAGCTCGCCGCGTTCGTCACAAACGTCGGACGCCATCGGAACCACGGCCCCGAGGCCGACCACCGCAACGCGAACCGGGAAG GCGTCGACCTGAAGAGTACGACCTCCATGGCAGGAAGCGGCCGAGAGCTGATGGACCACCGGACTTCAACCAGCGCGCAG GCTTCATCCAGGACCTCCGTAACCAGCCAGTGGACAG GCGATTCTCCAGCGTCAGACGAGAtgtttttctcaatggg TCGTACGACTACATGCGGGACTATCACCACAGCGTCGGCCCTCCTGCTCCCTGGCAGACTCTG GCGGCGTACCCTGGTGTAGAGCAGCCGCCCCCGCACCACCCCCCCTACTACCACCACAACCACccgcctccccctcctcaccagccgtaccaccaccaccacccagccATGCCGCCACacgaggctccgccccctcgcTTCCGAGACAAGCAGAGGGTGCTACAGCACAGAGCCTTCGCCTCCAGCCCA CATGACTATGACATGCGTGTGGACGACTTCCTGCGGCGGACACAGGCAGTGGTGAGCAGCCGACGTGAGCGCGAGCGACAGCGGGAGAGAGAGCGCGGCGGCCCACGgcgcgagagagaaagagagcgaccgagggagagggagcgggagagagagagggacaaagAAAGGGGGCGGTATCGCAGGTGA
- the ythdc1 gene encoding YTH domain-containing protein 1 isoform X1: protein MAAADRREDKDGELNVLEDLLTEAPDQDDELYNPESERDVSDKKGTKRKSERSDSHDLKRLRPSASHAPSRSSSNKRAPGPPLSSSKKAAPSPRGRHSTSSSYRHEYYDERKGRRGTRDAPPRSRMREDARHRDSQRGLEGLPQKLRRDERRPSPTPHQEDNQSEGDATEEYGSEQGSGSSSPAGSHVEEEEEEDDDEEEEGMEEEEEEEEEEGEKEEEEEEEEEYERRGEGNDYDTRSEAGDSRSASSVSFSDDGESAHSGSASDASGSEKKHEKLSSSVRAVRKGMENPTTKLRYILREARFFLIKSNNHENVSLAKAKGVWSTLPVNEKKLNAAFRSARSVILVFSVRESGKFQGFARLASESHHGGSPIHWVLPAGMNAKMLGGVFKIDWLCRRELPFTKTSHLANPWNEHKPVKIGRDGQEIQPDVGAQLCTLFPLDESVDVHQVARRVRHKRRTPSEPRPRGRPPQREPGRRRPEEYDLHGRKRPRADGPPDFNQRAGFIQDLRNQPVDRRFSSVRRDVFLNGSYDYMRDYHHSVGPPAPWQTLAAYPGVEQPPPHHPPYYHHNHPPPPPHQPYHHHHPAMPPHEAPPPRFRDKQRVLQHRAFASSPHDYDMRVDDFLRRTQAVVSSRRERERQRERERGGPRRERERERPRERERERERDKERGRYRR, encoded by the exons ATGGCGGCGGCTGACCGGCGCGAGGACAAAG ACGGAGAGCTGAACGTTCTGGAAGATCTTCTGACTGAAGCTCCTGATCAAGATGATGAGCTGTACAACCCTGAGAGCGAGCGTGACGTCAGCGACAAAAAAG gaacaaagagaaagagtgagCGCTCTGACAGCCATGACCTGAAGAGACTCCGGCCATCAGCAAGTCATGCCCCCTCTAGGTCATCCTCCAACAAGAGAGCGCCTGGTCCACCTCTCTCCTCATCTAAGAAGGCAGCACCAAGCCCGCGGGGCAGACACTCCACCAGCTCCAGCTACCGTCACGAATATTATGATGAGCGAAAGGGTCGCAGAGGGACGCGAGACGCTCCGCCCAGGAGCCGCATGAGAGAGGATGCACGTCACCGTGACTCTCAGAGAGGCCTGGAGGGTCTGCCTCAG AAGTTAAGGCGCGACGAGCGTCGTCCAAGTCCCACCCCTCACCAGGAGGACAACCAATCAGAGGGGGATGCAACAGAAGAGTATGGCTCAGAGCAGGGATCAGGAAGCTCTTCCCCCGCTGGTTCACatgtagaggaggaggaagaggaggacgacgacgaagaggaagagggcatggaggaagaagaggaggaggaggaggaagaaggcgagaaggaggaagaggaagaagaggaggaggagtacgAGCGTCGTGGCGAAGGAAATGACTACGACACTCGCAGCGAGGCCGGAGATTCACGCTCCGCCTCCTCGGTCAGTTTCTCAGACGATGGCGAGTCGGCTCACTCGGGCTCCGCTTCAGATGCTTCAG gttcagAGAAGAAGCATGAGAAGTTATCTTCATCAGTGCGAGCCGTTCGCAAAGGGATGGAGA ATCCGACCACTAAGCTGCGCTACATCCTGCGAGAAGCTCGATTCTTCCTCATAAAGAGCAACAACCATGAGAATGTGTCCTTGGCAAAAGCCAAG ggcGTGTGGTCAACACTTCCAGTGAATGAGAAGAAGCTGAACGCAGCTTTCCGCTCAGCTCGTAGTGTCATCCTGGTCTTTTCAGTGAGGGAGAGCGGCAAATTTCAAG GGTTTGCTCGCCTGGCATCAGAGTCTCATCATGGCGGATCTCCAATTCACTGGGTTCTTCCTGCCGGCATGAACGCCAAGATGCTGGGCGGAGTCTTTAAGATCGATTGGCTCTGCAG gAGGGAACTTCCCTTCACAAAGACGTCCCACCTGGCGAATCCCTGGAACGAACACAAGCCGGTGAAGATCGGCCGTGACGGACAG gaGATCCAACCAGATGTCGGCGCACAGCTCTGCACCCTGTTCCCCTTGGATGAAAGCGTGGACGTCCACCAGGTAGCTCGCCGCGTTCGTCACAAACGTCGGACGCCATCGGAACCACGGCCCCGAGGCCGACCACCGCAACGCGAACCGGGAAG GCGTCGACCTGAAGAGTACGACCTCCATGGCAGGAAGCGGCCGAGAGCTGATGGACCACCGGACTTCAACCAGCGCGCAG GCTTCATCCAGGACCTCCGTAACCAGCCAGTGGACAG GCGATTCTCCAGCGTCAGACGAGAtgtttttctcaatggg TCGTACGACTACATGCGGGACTATCACCACAGCGTCGGCCCTCCTGCTCCCTGGCAGACTCTG GCGGCGTACCCTGGTGTAGAGCAGCCGCCCCCGCACCACCCCCCCTACTACCACCACAACCACccgcctccccctcctcaccagccgtaccaccaccaccacccagccATGCCGCCACacgaggctccgccccctcgcTTCCGAGACAAGCAGAGGGTGCTACAGCACAGAGCCTTCGCCTCCAGCCCA CATGACTATGACATGCGTGTGGACGACTTCCTGCGGCGGACACAGGCAGTGGTGAGCAGCCGACGTGAGCGCGAGCGACAGCGGGAGAGAGAGCGCGGCGGCCCACGgcgcgagagagaaagagagcgaccgagggagagggagcgggagagagagagggacaaagAAAGGGGGCGGTATCGCAGGTGA
- the ufc1 gene encoding ubiquitin-fold modifier-conjugating enzyme 1, protein MADEATRKAVSQIPLLKAHAGPRDRALWPQRLKEEYQALIRFVEQNKAADNDWFRLESNADGTRWTGTCWFIHELLRYEFRLEFDIPVTYPDTAPEVAVPELDGKTAKMYRGGKICLTDHFAPLWARNAPRFGLAHLMALGLGPWLAVEIPDLISKGLVVHKGQQREAAE, encoded by the coding sequence ATGGCGGACGAAGCCACGCGCAAGGCCGTGTCCCAGATTCCGCTGTTGAAGGCGCACGCGGGGCCGAGGGACCGCGCGCTGTGGCCGCAGAGGCTGAAGGAGGAGTACCAGGCGCTGATCCGGTTCGTGGAGCAGAACAAGGCAGCCGACAATGACTGGTTTCGTCTGGAATCTAACGCGGACGGTACGCGGTGGACCGGCACTTGCTGGTTCATTCACGAGCTGCTGCGCTATGAGTTCCGGCTGGAGTTTGACATCCCGGTGACCTATCCCGACACCGCGCCCGAGGTAGCGGTGCCAGAGTTGGACGGTAAAACGGCTAAGATGTACCGCGGAGGAAAGATATGCCTCACCGATCACTTCGCACCGCTCTGGGCCCGGAACGCGCCCCGGTTCGGCCTCGCGCACCTGATGGCGCTGGGTCTCGGCCCATGGCTCGCGGTGGAGATCCCGGACCTGATCAGCAAGGGACTCGTGGTCCACAAGGGGCAGCAGCGCGAGGCGGCTGagtga
- the fktn gene encoding fukutin: protein MPRVNRTVVLSLLIVSSCVFLLFQLYYYRNYVTRSGPHILSQTGHLTASDIQWQTVKKFLALAQHFRLPLFLADTAALTLLSQDALRQRDRQTREPHCSFLCTDRPITSFALQANLWKHNANFLLAAEQKGFELLQVRGEDPRLASLDTLSGEEIPLHFLFRLHGYIIHVVFLYERSGNYLWHGALRLKANMDRSFAPFKLLDYGRHTGAYDRPKLVLTVLDGLDIRIPHNITRFLSEQRHAHFLECRYREARTFLQLYPEDSSPAAVDFRRNAKSLLHIAARTLAGLDIPFWLSSGTCLGWFRQCSVISYSRDVDIGIFIVDFKSDIVAAFKKAGLLLKHKFGKADDSLELSFVSGDVKLDIFFFYEEGDIVWNGGTQAKSGRKFKYIFPRFSLCWTELLELKVRVPCETLDYVTANYGTTWSIPVRSWDWKSSPSNVQENGVWPPAEWEELIQVY from the exons ATGCCTCGTGTGAACCGGACGGTTGTTTTGTCCCTGCTGATCGTGAGCAGCTGCGTGTTCTTGCTATTCCAGCTCTATTACTACCGGAACTACGTCACCAGG TCTGGTCCTCATATCCTGAGCCAAACGGGTCACCTGACCGCCAGTGACATCCAATGG CAGACAGTGAAGAAGTTCCTGGCCCTCGCACAGCATTTCAGGCTGCCGCTGTTTCTCGCTGACACTGCAGCACTCACCTTACTCTCCCAGGATGCTTTGCGGCAGCGTGATAGACAGACACGTGAGCCACACTGCAGCTTCCTGTGCACTGACCGGCCAATCACGTCATTTGCGTTGCAGGCCAACCTATGGAAGCACAAT gccaacttcctgttggctGCTGAGCAGAAAGGCTTTGAGCTGCTGCAGGTGCGAGGAGAGGATCCACGTTTAGCCAGTTTAGACACCCTATCAGGGGAAGAGATCCCGCTGCACTTCCTGTTCCGCCTCCATGGTTACATCATCCAT GTGGTGTTCCTGTACGAGCGCAGTGGCAACTACCTGTGGCATGGAGCGCTACGGCTAAAAGCTAACATGGACCGAAGCTTTGCTCCGTTCAAACTGCTGGACTACGGACGCCACACTGGAGCTTATGACAG GCCAAAGCTGGTCTTGACAGTCCTGGATGGTCTTGACATTCGAATCCCACACAACATCACTCGCTTCCTGTCTGAGCAGCGGCATGCCCACTTCCTGGAGTGCCGTTACCGTGAAGCCCGCACCTTCCTCCAG CTTTACCCAGAGGACTCATCTCCAGCGGCAGTGGATTTTCGCAGAAATGCAAAGTCGTTGCTTCATATCGCTGCTCGGACTCTTGCTGGCCTTGACATTCCCTTCTGGCTCAGCAGTGGCACTTGTCTGG GCTGGTTCAGGCAGTGCAGTGTCATCTCATACAGCCGTGATGTGGACATTGGGATCTTCATTGTGGACTTCAAGTCTGACATCGTTGCAGCGTTCAAAAAAGCCGGACTGTTACTCAAGCACAAGTTTGGAAAG GCAGACGACAGTCTGGAATTGTCATTTGTGAGTGGAGACGTCaaactggacattttctttttctatgaAGAGGGAGACATCGTGTGGAACGGTGGAACGCAGGCAAAGAGTGGCAGGAAGTTCAA GTACATCTTCCCTCGCTTCTCACTCTGCTGGACGGAGCTTCTGGAGCTCAAGGTTCGCGTTCCGTGTGAAACACTGGATTATGTGACGGCAAACTACGGCACCACCTGGAGCATTCCTGTGAGGAGCTGGGACTGGAAGTCCTCACCAAGCAATGTGCAAGAAAACGGGGTGTGGCCTCCAGCTGAGTGGGAGGAGCTTATCCAAGTTTACTGA